A window of the Eulemur rufifrons isolate Redbay chromosome 6, OSU_ERuf_1, whole genome shotgun sequence genome harbors these coding sequences:
- the ARL14EP gene encoding ARL14 effector protein, whose product MESRMMDPCSVGVQLRTTNECHKTYYTRHTGFKTLQELSSNDMLLLQLRTGMTLSGNNTICFHHVKIYIDRFEDLQKSCCDPFNIHKKLAKKNLHVIDLDDATFLSAKFGRQLVPGWKLCPKCTQIINGSVDVDSEDRQKRKPESDGRTAKALRSLQFTNPGKQTEFAPETGKREKRRLTKNAPTGSDRQVIPAKSKVYDSQGLLIFSGMDLCDCLDEDCLGCFYACPACGSTKCGAECRCDRKWLYEQIEIEGGEIIHNKHAG is encoded by the exons ATGGAATCAAGAATGATGGATCCGTGTTCGGTTGGAGTCCAGCTTCGTACCACAAATGAGTGCCATAAAACCTACTATACTCGTCACACAGGTTTCAAGACTTTGCAAGAATTGTCATCAAATGATATGCTCTTACTTCAACTTAGAACTGGAATGACACTGTCTGGGAACAATACAATTTGCTTTCATCATGTAAAAATTTACATTGACAGATTTGAGGATCTGCAGAAGTCATGCTGTGACCCctttaacatacacaaaaaactagccaaaaaaaatttgcatgtaaTCGACTTAGATGATGCCACTTTTCTGAGTGCAAAATTTGGAAGACAACTTGTACCTGGTTGGAAGCTTTGTCCAAAATGTACACAGATAATCAATGGAAGTGTGGATGTTGATTCTGAGGACCGccagaaaagaaaacctgaatCAGAT GGAAGAACTGCTAAAGCTTTGAGGTCATTACAATTTACAAATCCAGGAAAGCAAACTGAATTTGCTCCAGAAactggtaaaagagaaaaaagaaggctTACAAAAAATGCACCCACTGGTTCAGACAG ACAAGTGATACCAGCGAAGAGTAAAGTCTATGATAGCCAGGGCCTCCTGATTTTCAGTGGGATGGACCTCTGTGACTGCCTCGATGAAGACTGCTTAGGATGTTTCTATGCATGTCCTGCCTGTGGTTCTACCAAATGTGGAGCTGAGTGCCGCTGTGACCGCAAGTGGCTGTATGAGCAAATCGAAATTGAAGGAGgagaaataattcataataaaCATGCTGGATAA